Proteins encoded by one window of Polaribacter haliotis:
- the msrB gene encoding peptide-methionine (R)-S-oxide reductase MsrB has protein sequence MLTWKDVIRFSTKGNPTPERRVEKTDTEWKEILTPEQFRITRQKGTERPHTGALCSIYDEGQYNCVCCNTPLFDSTIKFDSSSGWPSFTQPIKENAIKYHKDISFGMVRVEVMCNTCDAHLGHIFPDGPEPSGLRYCINSESMQLEKEEGNE, from the coding sequence ATGCTAACATGGAAAGATGTAATTAGATTTTCTACGAAAGGAAATCCAACACCAGAAAGAAGAGTAGAAAAAACAGATACTGAATGGAAAGAAATTTTAACTCCAGAACAGTTTAGAATTACAAGACAAAAAGGTACAGAAAGACCACATACAGGAGCTTTATGTAGTATTTACGACGAAGGGCAATACAATTGTGTTTGTTGTAATACTCCACTATTCGATTCTACTATAAAGTTCGATTCAAGCTCTGGTTGGCCAAGTTTTACACAACCAATTAAAGAAAATGCTATAAAATACCATAAAGATATTTCTTTTGGTATGGTTCGAGTAGAAGTAATGTGTAACACTTGCGATGCACATTTAGGGCATATTTTTCCTGATGGTCCAGAACCAAGTGGGTTGCGTTATTGTATAAACTCGGAATCTATGCAGTTGGAGAAAGAAGAAGGAAATGAATAA
- a CDS encoding Pycsar system effector family protein yields MTELIAEVEKFVYGLLSDELHANYVYHNLAHTQRVVEKTKELAENLEIIKVEADNLEIAAWFHDAGYIKGSENHEENSVIIAKDFLKTKNFSENRINTICQLILATKMNYLPQNNLEGIIKDADSSHLASKRFFDYTSLLRKEWELGLGKKYSNEEWIELNLSFLTHKHRYYSDFALKNWSKDKEKNLAKLLKNQKKLKKENKKFKQKKVALDLKKNKSIVPERGVETMFRVALRNHITLSDIADTKANILLSVNAIIVSLALSNLLPKLDNPSNAHLLIPTIIFVAFTVVSMVLSIIATRPNVTEGKFTKEDVSNRKVNLLFFGNFHQMKLEDFEWGISEMMTDRDYLYGSLTKDLYFLGLVLNRKYKILRLTYTVFMIGIIVSVIAFGVSFKFKGMPV; encoded by the coding sequence ATGACTGAATTAATTGCTGAAGTAGAAAAATTCGTTTACGGTTTATTGAGTGATGAATTACATGCAAATTATGTGTATCATAATTTAGCACACACGCAAAGAGTAGTTGAAAAAACGAAAGAGTTAGCAGAGAATTTAGAAATTATAAAAGTTGAAGCAGATAATCTTGAAATCGCTGCTTGGTTCCATGATGCAGGTTATATAAAAGGATCTGAAAACCATGAAGAAAACAGCGTTATAATTGCGAAAGATTTTTTGAAAACAAAGAATTTTTCAGAAAATAGAATTAATACTATTTGCCAATTAATTTTAGCAACAAAGATGAATTATCTTCCACAAAATAATTTGGAGGGAATTATAAAAGATGCAGATTCATCTCATTTAGCTTCAAAAAGATTTTTTGATTATACTTCTTTATTAAGGAAAGAATGGGAGCTTGGTTTAGGAAAAAAATATTCAAATGAAGAGTGGATTGAATTAAATCTATCTTTTTTAACTCACAAACATAGATATTATTCTGATTTTGCTTTAAAAAATTGGAGTAAAGACAAGGAGAAAAACTTGGCAAAATTGTTAAAAAACCAAAAGAAACTTAAAAAAGAGAACAAAAAATTTAAACAGAAAAAAGTTGCTTTAGATTTAAAGAAAAATAAAAGTATTGTTCCAGAACGTGGTGTGGAAACGATGTTTAGAGTTGCTTTAAGAAACCATATTACTTTAAGTGATATTGCAGATACTAAAGCCAATATTTTACTTTCTGTAAATGCAATTATTGTCTCATTAGCTTTATCTAATTTATTACCTAAGTTAGATAATCCTTCGAATGCGCATTTGTTAATTCCTACAATTATTTTTGTTGCATTTACTGTGGTTTCTATGGTTTTGTCTATAATCGCGACAAGACCAAATGTTACTGAAGGAAAGTTTACGAAAGAAGACGTATCTAATCGAAAAGTAAACTTATTGTTCTTTGGAAATTTCCATCAAATGAAATTGGAAGATTTCGAATGGGGAATCTCGGAAATGATGACAGATAGAGACTATTTATATGGTTCACTTACTAAAGATTTGTATTTTTTAGGTTTAGTGTTAAATAGAAAATATAAAATATTACGTCTTACTTATACTGTTTTTATGATTGGAATTATTGTAAGTGTAATTGCCTTTGGGGTTTCTTTTAAATTTAAAGGAATGCCAGTTTAG
- a CDS encoding GAF domain-containing protein, with protein MKIIESSLVSGVELPLQLNISFEKVFVVFEKYAQKEYENHPFHSSAKEMILLLEKYPELINGFSDYSLLEKYHEPINLLLDPLFPEPLLNNEIKAVSIPFSFTSFKFTSRFENIIKNAGENYEFTVRNFEEESMYIMACTFILSFVYGYNVDVKRPFYFDIPDKTTGTMKYYRATFNADFSEITATKNAPNITQEDFRELLNNFDDIDLWKEKFPPNSYIFKGFGIINLFDVTSEEMLSSIKANLLGGGDNLIFRLQNNLRDFYSIRDLKLGYSIFDKFNGKLCETVVNKSNSIILNNEDQIMCSSDYFCQNIIQKVFVDHETFVISDLEEYGKATDKNSFYNSLYDSGVQSIILIPIKANNSGDLALLEIASPRAYDLNSVNINKLKDILPVFEAAVKRTSEERQNVLEATIQENYTSIHSSVKWRFYQAAQKYHLESQSNDNAKLDEIVFNDVFPLYGQSDIKGSSEARNQAIREDLITQLTLAISVLKDACKTEKLPIYNELMFRVSTFLKDVEEELNAGDEINILDFLQREIYPVFKHIKDINKPLSKKVSIYMNRLDENLNVVYEKRKDYEKSVNLINLKLSKFIDKKQKDAQQMFPHYFERYKTDGVEFNMYIGQSIAKDKKFDELYLYNLRLWQLQTMCEMENIAFSLLDKMEHNLRVASLVLVHSNSMAIKFRMDEKQFDVDGAYNIRYEIIKKRIDKAHIKNSEERITQPGKIAIIYSQDKDALEYIKYINFLQSKKQLGKIEYLELEDLQGVSGLKALRVEVVYQKDFDEKKTITLNDLIKQIEA; from the coding sequence ATGAAAATAATAGAATCGAGTTTAGTTTCTGGAGTAGAATTGCCATTGCAATTAAATATTTCTTTTGAGAAAGTTTTTGTTGTGTTTGAAAAATATGCTCAAAAAGAATACGAAAACCATCCATTTCACTCATCTGCAAAGGAAATGATTCTTCTTTTAGAGAAATACCCAGAACTAATAAATGGTTTTTCAGATTATTCTTTATTGGAAAAATATCACGAACCAATAAATTTATTATTAGACCCGCTTTTTCCAGAACCACTACTAAATAACGAAATAAAAGCAGTAAGTATCCCTTTTTCTTTTACATCCTTTAAATTTACCTCTCGTTTTGAAAACATTATAAAAAATGCAGGTGAAAATTATGAATTTACAGTAAGAAATTTCGAAGAAGAAAGCATGTATATTATGGCATGTACCTTTATATTAAGTTTTGTTTACGGCTATAATGTAGATGTTAAAAGACCTTTTTATTTCGATATTCCAGACAAAACAACTGGAACAATGAAATATTATAGAGCAACCTTTAATGCAGATTTTTCAGAAATTACAGCTACTAAAAACGCTCCTAATATCACACAAGAAGATTTTAGAGAACTTTTAAATAATTTTGATGACATAGATCTTTGGAAAGAAAAATTTCCTCCAAATAGTTATATTTTTAAAGGCTTTGGTATAATCAATTTATTCGATGTTACTTCCGAAGAAATGTTGTCTTCTATAAAAGCGAATTTATTAGGTGGTGGCGATAATTTAATCTTCCGACTTCAAAATAATTTACGAGATTTTTATAGTATTAGAGACTTAAAATTGGGCTATTCTATTTTCGACAAATTCAATGGAAAATTATGCGAAACAGTCGTTAATAAATCGAATAGTATTATTTTAAATAATGAAGACCAAATAATGTGTTCATCAGATTATTTCTGTCAGAATATTATTCAAAAAGTATTTGTAGACCACGAAACTTTTGTCATTTCCGATTTAGAAGAATATGGTAAAGCCACTGATAAAAATTCATTTTACAATAGTTTATACGACTCAGGTGTACAAAGTATTATCCTAATTCCTATTAAAGCTAATAATAGTGGCGATTTAGCTTTATTAGAAATCGCTTCTCCAAGAGCTTATGATTTAAACTCGGTAAATATTAACAAATTAAAAGATATTTTACCTGTTTTCGAAGCCGCTGTAAAAAGAACATCAGAAGAAAGACAGAATGTTTTAGAGGCAACAATTCAAGAAAACTACACCTCTATTCACAGTTCTGTAAAATGGCGTTTTTACCAAGCTGCACAAAAATATCATTTGGAGTCTCAATCAAATGACAACGCAAAATTAGACGAAATTGTTTTTAACGATGTCTTTCCTCTTTATGGACAAAGTGATATTAAAGGTTCTTCTGAAGCAAGAAACCAAGCAATTAGAGAAGATCTAATTACACAACTTACTTTGGCAATTTCTGTTTTAAAAGATGCTTGTAAAACTGAAAAACTTCCAATTTATAACGAGTTAATGTTTCGTGTTTCCACATTTTTAAAAGATGTAGAAGAAGAGTTAAATGCTGGAGACGAAATTAATATACTGGATTTTTTACAGAGAGAAATATATCCTGTTTTTAAGCATATTAAAGACATTAACAAACCACTTTCCAAAAAAGTAAGTATTTATATGAATCGTTTAGATGAAAATTTAAACGTCGTTTATGAAAAACGTAAAGATTACGAAAAAAGTGTAAACCTTATCAACCTTAAATTATCTAAATTTATAGACAAGAAACAAAAAGATGCGCAACAAATGTTTCCTCATTATTTCGAAAGATATAAAACGGATGGTGTAGAATTTAACATGTACATTGGACAATCCATCGCAAAAGATAAAAAGTTCGACGAACTTTATTTATACAACCTTCGCCTTTGGCAATTACAAACCATGTGCGAAATGGAAAATATTGCATTTTCTTTATTAGATAAAATGGAACATAACTTAAGAGTTGCTTCCTTGGTTTTGGTGCATAGTAATTCCATGGCAATTAAATTTCGAATGGACGAAAAACAGTTCGATGTAGATGGTGCTTATAATATTCGTTACGAAATTATTAAAAAACGTATTGACAAAGCTCACATAAAAAATTCTGAAGAACGTATTACTCAACCTGGAAAAATTGCAATAATTTACTCACAAGATAAAGATGCTTTAGAATATATTAAATACATAAATTTCTTACAATCTAAAAAGCAATTGGGCAAAATTGAGTATTTAGAATTAGAAGATTTACAGGGTGTTTCTGGTTTAAAGGCGCTTAGAGTAGAAGTTGTTTATCAAAAAGATTTTGATGAAAAGAAAACAATAACACTAAACGATTTAATAAAACAAATTGAAGCCTAA
- the der gene encoding ribosome biogenesis GTPase Der, whose protein sequence is MNSIVAIVGRPNVGKSTLFNRLVQRREAIVDSVSGVTRDRHYGKSDWNGKEFSVIDTGGYAIGSDDIFEEEIRKQVNLAIEEADLIVFVVDVEEGITPMDAEVAKILRKVKKPIFVTVNKVDNAMRDADAVEFYNLGLGDYHTISSINGSGTGDLLDALAEKMPAPEENDLEKEELPRFAVVGRPNAGKSSFINALIGEDRNIVTNIAGTTRDSIDTKYNRFGFDFNLIDTAGIRKKSKVKEDLEFYSVMRAVRSIEYADVIILVVDATRGFEGQDQNIFWLAEKNRKGVVILINKWDLVEKETNTMRDFEAMVRKQIEPFTDVPIVFTSVLTKQRIFKAIETAVEVFENRKNKIATSKFNDAMLDIVKSYPPPAIKGKYVKIKYCMQLPTQTPQFAFFCNLPQYVRDPYKRFVENKLREIYNFSGVPITIYFRQK, encoded by the coding sequence ATGAATAGCATTGTTGCCATTGTAGGAAGACCAAATGTAGGGAAGTCAACACTTTTTAACAGATTAGTACAGCGTAGAGAAGCAATTGTAGATTCTGTAAGCGGAGTTACAAGAGACAGACATTATGGAAAATCGGACTGGAATGGAAAGGAATTTTCTGTGATAGACACTGGTGGTTACGCGATTGGTTCCGATGATATTTTTGAAGAAGAAATTAGAAAACAAGTAAATCTTGCCATTGAAGAGGCAGATTTAATCGTTTTTGTGGTCGATGTAGAAGAAGGAATAACTCCTATGGATGCAGAAGTTGCAAAAATACTTCGTAAAGTAAAAAAACCAATTTTTGTTACAGTAAACAAGGTAGATAATGCAATGCGTGATGCAGATGCAGTAGAGTTTTACAATTTAGGGTTGGGCGATTACCACACCATTTCTTCTATTAACGGAAGTGGAACTGGAGATTTATTAGATGCTTTGGCAGAAAAAATGCCAGCACCAGAAGAGAATGATTTAGAAAAAGAGGAATTACCAAGATTTGCTGTTGTTGGGCGACCAAATGCAGGAAAATCGTCTTTTATAAATGCTTTAATTGGGGAAGACAGAAATATTGTAACCAATATTGCTGGAACCACAAGAGATTCCATCGATACAAAGTACAACCGATTTGGTTTCGATTTTAACTTAATCGACACTGCAGGAATTAGAAAAAAATCGAAAGTAAAAGAAGATTTAGAATTTTATTCTGTTATGCGTGCAGTACGTTCTATTGAATATGCAGACGTTATTATTCTGGTTGTAGATGCCACTCGTGGTTTCGAAGGACAAGACCAAAACATCTTTTGGTTGGCAGAAAAGAACAGAAAAGGAGTTGTTATTTTAATAAATAAATGGGATTTGGTAGAGAAAGAAACCAATACCATGCGAGATTTCGAAGCAATGGTTCGAAAACAAATTGAGCCTTTTACAGATGTGCCAATCGTATTTACGTCCGTTTTAACGAAACAACGTATTTTTAAAGCCATAGAAACTGCAGTTGAAGTTTTCGAAAACAGAAAAAATAAAATTGCGACGAGCAAGTTTAATGATGCCATGTTAGACATCGTAAAAAGCTATCCACCACCAGCAATTAAAGGAAAATACGTAAAGATTAAATATTGTATGCAATTACCAACACAAACACCTCAGTTTGCGTTTTTCTGTAATTTACCACAATATGTTAGAGATCCTTACAAACGTTTTGTCGAGAATAAATTAAGAGAAATCTACAATTTTTCTGGAGTTCCAATTACTATTTATTTCAGACAGAAATAA
- a CDS encoding GTP-binding protein, with translation MSDKKTLLIEKRNSELFLRPRFSIDLEENAEVLLNRFSDAFKKDDNPMRGNIVDSHIFINVPQKEEHFWSPQLHLELVEKENKETELKGLFGPKPQVWTLFMFVHFVIGISFLGFCVLLYTRLSLKESLVFPVIMMIALPLIWILLYFLGQIGKDTGKSQIQDLHDFMIGII, from the coding sequence ATGAGTGATAAAAAAACGCTCCTTATTGAAAAAAGAAATAGCGAATTATTTCTAAGACCTCGTTTTTCTATTGATTTAGAAGAAAATGCTGAAGTTTTATTAAATAGGTTTTCAGATGCATTTAAAAAAGATGATAATCCAATGAGAGGGAATATTGTAGACAGCCATATTTTTATAAATGTTCCACAGAAAGAGGAGCATTTTTGGTCACCACAATTGCATTTAGAACTTGTAGAAAAAGAAAATAAAGAAACTGAATTAAAAGGTTTATTTGGACCAAAACCTCAAGTTTGGACGCTTTTTATGTTCGTACATTTTGTAATAGGAATTTCTTTTTTAGGGTTTTGTGTTTTATTATACACAAGATTGTCTCTAAAAGAATCGCTTGTTTTTCCTGTAATTATGATGATTGCTTTGCCTCTAATTTGGATATTACTTTATTTTTTAGGGCAAATAGGAAAGGACACAGGGAAATCTCAAATACAAGATTTACATGATTTTATGATTGGTATTATTTAA
- the era gene encoding GTPase Era codes for MTHKAGFVNIIGNPNVGKSTLMNALVGEKLSIITSKAQTTRHRILGIVNEENYQIVFSDTPGIIKPAYELQSSMMDFVKSALDDADILIYMVEVGEKELKNEAFFNKIIHSEIPVILLLNKIDKSSQVEVEEKIEYWKNKVPNADVFVISALEGFNVSEVFEKIKELLPESPAFYPKDQLTDKPERFFVNEKIREKILMHYKKEIPYSVEVETEEFTEEEHIVRIRSVIMVERETQKGIIIGHKGSAIKRVGAEARKDLEKFFEKKVFIELYVKVNKNWRSDKSQLKRFGYNQN; via the coding sequence ATGACACATAAAGCTGGTTTTGTAAATATTATTGGAAATCCTAATGTTGGTAAATCAACGTTAATGAACGCGTTAGTAGGCGAAAAACTGTCTATTATCACTTCTAAAGCGCAAACAACAAGACACCGAATTTTAGGAATTGTAAACGAAGAAAATTATCAAATTGTGTTTTCGGATACGCCAGGAATCATAAAACCTGCCTATGAATTACAATCTTCGATGATGGATTTCGTAAAATCTGCCTTAGATGACGCAGATATTCTAATTTATATGGTAGAAGTTGGCGAAAAAGAATTAAAAAATGAAGCTTTCTTCAACAAAATAATTCATAGTGAAATTCCTGTGATTTTATTATTAAATAAAATTGATAAATCTTCGCAAGTTGAAGTGGAAGAAAAAATAGAATACTGGAAAAACAAAGTCCCAAATGCAGATGTTTTTGTAATTTCTGCCTTGGAAGGTTTTAATGTTTCTGAAGTTTTCGAAAAAATAAAGGAATTATTACCAGAATCGCCTGCTTTTTATCCAAAAGATCAATTAACAGACAAACCAGAACGCTTTTTTGTAAATGAGAAAATTAGAGAAAAAATTCTAATGCATTACAAAAAGGAAATTCCATATTCTGTAGAAGTGGAAACCGAAGAATTTACCGAAGAAGAGCATATTGTTCGAATTCGTTCTGTAATTATGGTGGAACGTGAAACTCAAAAAGGAATTATTATCGGTCATAAAGGCTCTGCTATTAAAAGAGTTGGCGCTGAAGCGAGAAAGGATTTAGAGAAATTTTTCGAGAAAAAAGTTTTTATAGAATTGTATGTAAAAGTCAATAAAAATTGGCGAAGCGATAAAAGTCAACTGAAACGTTTCGGATATAATCAAAATTAA
- a CDS encoding alpha/beta hydrolase: MKKIQKVVNVVFFYVCSLCNAQSIEVNLWNGTIPNAINNSEFKEIKVFKDSILNKTSQVSVPTITIFKPEQPNGTSVVIFPGGGYKHLAINKEGYKVAKFLNNLGITAFVLKYRLPNNIIMKDKKIGPLQDAQEAIRFVRRKAEIWNLNKNKIGVIGFSAGGHLAATLSTQFNKTVYKMKDDVTSKINFSILIYPVISMEDSITHKGSKINLLGKFASKENTETFSNEKRVSTLTPKTFLVHASDDKSVPIENSLQYYLALKVNNIPVEIHIYEKGGHGFGLGKSGTSKSWTSSLINWLIENDLTN; this comes from the coding sequence ATGAAAAAAATACAAAAGGTCGTAAATGTAGTTTTTTTTTATGTATGTAGCTTATGTAATGCCCAAAGCATTGAAGTTAATCTATGGAATGGAACAATTCCAAATGCCATTAATAACTCAGAATTTAAAGAGATTAAAGTATTTAAAGATTCAATTTTAAATAAAACAAGTCAAGTTTCTGTTCCAACAATAACAATTTTTAAACCAGAACAACCAAATGGAACTTCTGTGGTTATTTTTCCTGGTGGAGGCTACAAACATTTAGCAATAAACAAAGAAGGCTATAAAGTAGCAAAGTTTTTAAATAATTTAGGCATTACAGCTTTTGTATTAAAGTACAGGTTGCCTAATAATATTATAATGAAAGATAAGAAAATTGGGCCTTTACAAGATGCGCAAGAGGCAATTCGTTTTGTGAGAAGAAAAGCTGAAATTTGGAATTTAAATAAAAATAAAATTGGTGTAATTGGTTTTTCTGCTGGCGGACATTTAGCTGCAACTTTATCTACACAATTTAATAAAACTGTTTACAAAATGAAGGACGATGTTACTTCAAAAATTAATTTTTCAATTCTTATTTATCCAGTAATTTCTATGGAAGATTCAATTACTCACAAAGGGTCCAAAATTAATTTACTCGGAAAATTCGCTTCAAAAGAAAATACAGAAACATTTTCTAATGAAAAACGAGTTAGCACTTTAACACCAAAAACATTTCTAGTTCATGCAAGTGATGATAAATCTGTACCTATAGAAAATAGTCTACAGTATTATTTAGCGTTAAAAGTAAATAATATTCCTGTTGAAATACATATTTATGAAAAAGGAGGTCATGGTTTTGGTTTAGGGAAAAGTGGAACAAGTAAGTCTTGGACTTCGTCTTTAATAAATTGGTTAATAGAAAACGATTTAACTAATTAA
- a CDS encoding rhamnogalacturonan acetylesterase produces MKIYKIIVLFILIVFQSCKEEQLNQQVSIYTIGDSTMADKRNPDTNPERGWCQLLPTFLNKNVNVKNHAVNGRSTRSFISEKRWDKVYNQLKKGDYVFIQFGHNDQKIKDPKRYTNPQTAYRNNLIKFVKETRKKEAIPVLFTPIVRRRFNEYGTFTDTHGAYPREVRLVAKEYNVPFIDLQYLTEKLEESYGVEGSKKLHLHYLPNEIPYYPKGKEDNTHLSILGATEVSKLALNSLKEKVSSLKAFIIN; encoded by the coding sequence ATGAAAATCTATAAAATAATTGTTTTATTTATTTTAATTGTTTTCCAATCTTGTAAAGAAGAACAACTTAACCAGCAAGTTTCTATTTATACTATTGGAGATTCTACCATGGCAGATAAACGAAACCCAGATACAAACCCAGAGAGAGGTTGGTGCCAATTATTACCCACATTTTTAAATAAAAACGTTAATGTAAAAAACCATGCCGTAAATGGGAGAAGTACACGAAGTTTTATTTCAGAAAAAAGATGGGACAAAGTCTACAATCAATTAAAAAAAGGAGATTATGTCTTTATTCAATTTGGTCATAATGATCAAAAAATAAAAGACCCTAAAAGGTATACAAATCCGCAAACAGCCTATAGAAACAATCTAATAAAATTTGTAAAAGAAACTAGAAAAAAAGAAGCAATTCCTGTATTATTTACTCCTATCGTAAGAAGAAGGTTTAACGAGTATGGTACTTTTACAGATACGCATGGTGCATACCCAAGAGAAGTTAGGCTAGTTGCAAAAGAGTATAATGTTCCTTTTATCGATCTACAATATTTAACAGAAAAATTAGAAGAATCTTATGGGGTTGAAGGTTCTAAAAAATTACACTTACATTATCTACCAAATGAAATCCCTTATTATCCAAAAGGGAAAGAAGATAATACGCACTTATCAATTTTAGGAGCAACAGAAGTATCAAAATTAGCTCTAAATTCTTTGAAAGAAAAAGTAAGTTCTTTAAAAGCTTTTATCATAAATTAA
- the pelA gene encoding pectate lyase, giving the protein MKNFLLICIVCVTFNFQAQIHNQSWQDIIHNKEVFWFASVEAKQIAENVLLYQREIGGWPKNVQMHKPLSKEKKEVLIALKPQGKGATTDNGATIQEMLFLSKMYHQIPDERYKNSFFKALDYLLEAQYDNGGWPQYYPLRKGYYTHITYNDDSMINILNLLKEIKNNTDYYSIKPTKLQLEKINIAYNKGIHCILKTQYKQNGELTAWCAQHNKNTLEPAKARAYELPSLSGSESANIVLFLMSIKNPSKEIITAVNAAVSWFQSTKINNLREDRIYSKAGKLIEKKMIPDVNAQPIWARFMDLKDNTPFFCDRDGIKKYSITEIGAERRNGYAWYVNHPRKVLETYTDWKLKHSVNKNVKPVNEYKIVVAKDGTGDYKTIQEAINNTKSFPYERVTIFIKNGIYKEKVKVHEWNSNLSIIGESKENTVITYDDYFNKIGLGRNSTFYTYTLLIEANNVILKNLTIENSSGEVGQAVALSVFSDEVAVINCKLLGNQDTLYASGKGKQYYKDCYIEGTTDFIFGSATAFFENCQIHSKKDSYITAASTPKDSLFGYVFKECKLTATKNISKVYLGRPWRIYAKTVFINCDLGKHILPIGWDNWKKPEAEKTTFYTEYNNKGEGFRPEKRVDWSYQLSKRESKKYTLKNILGKYKKTSKKEWYENL; this is encoded by the coding sequence ATGAAAAATTTTCTATTAATATGTATTGTATGTGTAACGTTTAATTTTCAAGCACAAATACACAATCAATCCTGGCAAGATATTATTCATAATAAAGAGGTTTTCTGGTTCGCTTCTGTAGAAGCAAAACAAATAGCAGAAAATGTTTTATTATATCAACGAGAAATTGGTGGTTGGCCAAAAAATGTGCAAATGCACAAACCGCTTTCTAAAGAAAAAAAAGAAGTATTAATCGCTTTAAAACCTCAAGGAAAAGGAGCAACAACAGATAATGGAGCAACTATTCAAGAAATGCTTTTTCTATCTAAAATGTATCACCAAATTCCAGATGAGCGTTACAAAAATAGTTTTTTTAAAGCATTAGATTATTTGCTAGAAGCACAATATGATAATGGGGGTTGGCCACAATATTATCCTTTACGTAAAGGCTATTACACTCATATTACTTATAATGATGATTCTATGATAAATATTTTAAATCTCCTTAAAGAGATTAAAAATAACACAGATTATTATTCAATTAAACCAACAAAATTACAATTAGAAAAAATTAATATAGCTTATAATAAAGGCATTCATTGTATTTTAAAAACTCAATACAAACAAAATGGAGAGCTTACAGCTTGGTGCGCACAACATAACAAAAACACACTAGAACCTGCAAAAGCTAGAGCTTATGAGTTACCATCTTTAAGTGGAAGCGAATCTGCTAATATTGTATTGTTTTTAATGTCTATTAAAAATCCTTCTAAAGAAATAATTACTGCTGTAAATGCCGCAGTTTCTTGGTTTCAATCTACAAAAATTAATAATTTAAGAGAAGATAGAATTTACAGTAAAGCAGGAAAACTTATTGAAAAAAAAATGATACCAGATGTAAATGCACAACCAATTTGGGCTCGTTTTATGGACTTAAAAGACAATACTCCTTTTTTTTGCGATAGAGATGGTATCAAAAAGTATTCAATTACAGAAATTGGTGCTGAGCGTAGAAATGGTTATGCTTGGTATGTTAATCATCCTAGAAAAGTTTTAGAAACATACACAGATTGGAAACTAAAGCATTCTGTAAATAAAAATGTTAAACCTGTAAATGAATACAAGATTGTAGTAGCAAAAGATGGTACTGGAGATTATAAAACAATACAAGAAGCTATTAATAATACAAAGTCTTTTCCGTATGAAAGAGTTACTATTTTTATTAAAAATGGTATTTACAAAGAAAAGGTTAAAGTTCATGAATGGAATTCAAATCTGTCTATAATTGGAGAAAGTAAAGAAAATACAGTTATAACTTATGACGACTATTTTAACAAAATTGGTTTGGGAAGAAACAGTACTTTTTACACGTATACATTATTAATAGAAGCTAATAATGTAATTCTTAAAAATCTAACTATAGAAAACTCTTCAGGAGAAGTTGGACAAGCTGTTGCATTATCTGTTTTTTCTGATGAAGTTGCTGTTATAAATTGTAAGCTTTTAGGAAATCAAGATACATTATACGCATCAGGAAAAGGCAAGCAATACTATAAAGATTGCTACATAGAAGGTACTACAGATTTTATTTTTGGAAGCGCAACTGCTTTTTTTGAAAACTGCCAAATTCATAGTAAAAAAGACTCTTATATTACAGCAGCGTCTACACCAAAAGATTCGTTATTTGGATATGTTTTTAAAGAATGTAAGCTTACAGCAACTAAAAATATTAGTAAAGTATATTTAGGACGACCTTGGCGAATTTATGCAAAAACTGTTTTTATAAATTGCGATTTAGGAAAACATATTCTACCTATTGGATGGGACAATTGGAAAAAACCAGAAGCTGAAAAAACTACGTTTTATACAGAATATAATAATAAAGGTGAAGGTTTTCGACCTGAAAAAAGAGTAGATTGGTCTTATCAATTAAGTAAAAGAGAATCTAAAAAATATACGTTAAAAAATATTTTAGGTAAGTATAAAAAAACATCTAAAAAAGAGTGGTATGAAAATCTATAA